In a genomic window of Allomeiothermus silvanus DSM 9946:
- a CDS encoding ABC transporter permease, whose amino-acid sequence MLAYTLRRLLDLVLVLFGVSVLVFLMIRLIPGDAVQIMLGANTEITPDRLEALREKLGLNKPLLVQYGEWLTKILRGDLGQSVWTGAPIRDEILARLPLTLELTLLSLVLGATLSIPVGILTAYWRNSTGEYLVRLAAIAGVTVPSFWLGTLFIYLSFRLWPTFPTIGYVPLTQDPAGHFSRLLFPILALSLPLLAGLSRLLRSTLLDILNQDYIRTARAKGLSERIVLYKHALRNALIPLVTVVGIQAGYLFGGAIVVEQVFALPGMGRLIVGAINERNYPLVQGSILLVTAGFVCINLLVDLAYAYLDPRVEYA is encoded by the coding sequence ATGCTCGCCTATACCCTTCGCCGGCTCCTTGACCTCGTGCTGGTGCTCTTCGGGGTCTCGGTGCTGGTGTTTTTGATGATCCGGCTGATCCCCGGCGACGCGGTGCAGATCATGTTGGGAGCCAACACCGAGATCACCCCGGACCGCCTCGAGGCCCTGCGCGAAAAACTGGGCTTAAACAAGCCGCTTTTGGTGCAGTATGGGGAATGGTTGACCAAAATCCTGCGCGGCGATTTAGGCCAAAGCGTCTGGACAGGAGCCCCAATCCGGGATGAGATACTGGCGCGGTTGCCCCTCACACTCGAGCTCACCCTGCTCTCTTTGGTGCTGGGGGCCACACTCTCGATCCCTGTAGGCATCCTCACCGCCTACTGGCGCAACTCGACGGGCGAGTACCTGGTACGGCTTGCGGCCATCGCGGGCGTGACGGTGCCGTCGTTCTGGTTGGGGACGCTTTTTATTTATCTGTCGTTCAGACTCTGGCCCACTTTTCCCACCATCGGTTACGTGCCGCTGACACAAGACCCGGCAGGGCACTTCTCGAGGCTCCTCTTCCCCATCCTGGCGCTGAGTTTGCCGCTTCTGGCGGGGCTGTCGCGGCTATTGCGCTCTACGCTGCTCGACATCCTGAACCAAGACTATATCCGCACCGCCCGCGCCAAGGGGCTATCTGAGCGGATAGTGCTGTACAAACACGCCCTGCGCAACGCGCTGATCCCACTGGTGACGGTGGTGGGCATTCAGGCCGGCTACCTCTTCGGCGGGGCCATCGTGGTCGAGCAGGTCTTTGCCCTGCCAGGGATGGGCCGCCTGATTGTGGGAGCCATCAACGAGCGTAACTACCCGCTGGTACAAGGAAGCATACTGCTGGTGACAGCAGGATTTGTGTGCATCAACCTGCTGGTGGATCTGGCCTACGCCTACCTCGACCCCCGGGTGGAGTACGCATGA
- a CDS encoding ABC transporter permease, whose translation MSGAWTLTQGLLRNPLGSLGLCLTLLVVLGGLFAPLIAPYDPLWQDILARLSAPTAQHWLGTDQFGRDVLSRILFGIRASLGVAGLSVAIALLTGSLLGISAAYYGGFYDRLVMRVMDVFLAFPIILLAIGIIAMLGPNQWNTALAIGIVYTPIFARLVRGPALVLRESEYVQAAQALGASTLRVIGRHLLPNLASVILVQSTLSLSTAILVEASLSFLGLGTQPPTPSLGLMLSEGRAYLTLSPWTSVFSGLAILAASLGFNLLGDVLRDALDPRLKGR comes from the coding sequence ATGAGCGGTGCCTGGACCTTGACTCAAGGCCTCCTGCGCAACCCGCTGGGGTCGCTGGGACTCTGCCTCACGCTGCTCGTCGTGCTGGGCGGGCTGTTCGCCCCGCTCATCGCGCCCTACGACCCGCTGTGGCAGGACATCCTGGCCCGGCTCTCGGCCCCAACAGCGCAGCACTGGCTTGGCACTGACCAGTTCGGGCGGGACGTGCTTTCGAGGATCCTCTTTGGCATCCGGGCTTCGCTCGGAGTGGCTGGGCTATCGGTGGCTATCGCTCTACTGACCGGCAGCCTTCTGGGAATCTCAGCGGCGTATTACGGCGGCTTCTACGACCGGCTAGTGATGCGGGTGATGGACGTGTTCCTAGCCTTCCCCATTATCCTGCTCGCTATCGGGATCATCGCCATGCTGGGGCCCAATCAGTGGAACACCGCCTTGGCCATCGGCATCGTCTATACCCCAATCTTCGCCCGGCTGGTGCGGGGGCCGGCCCTGGTGCTGCGCGAGAGCGAGTACGTACAGGCAGCGCAGGCCCTGGGCGCTTCGACCCTGCGGGTCATAGGGCGTCACCTGCTGCCCAACTTGGCCTCGGTGATCCTAGTGCAGTCCACTCTTTCGCTGTCCACCGCAATCCTGGTGGAGGCCTCGCTTTCGTTCTTGGGCCTGGGCACTCAGCCTCCTACCCCTTCCTTGGGCTTGATGCTCTCCGAGGGGCGGGCCTACCTGACGCTCTCGCCCTGGACCTCGGTGTTCTCGGGGCTGGCCATTCTGGCCGCCTCGTTAGGCTTTAACCTGTTGGGTGATGTGCTGCGCGACGCGCTCGACCCACGACTAAAAGGACGCTAA